The following coding sequences are from one Triticum dicoccoides isolate Atlit2015 ecotype Zavitan chromosome 4A, WEW_v2.0, whole genome shotgun sequence window:
- the LOC119286929 gene encoding oxysterol-binding protein-related protein 1C-like isoform X1, producing the protein MHPFCCVPPVPVSPAAAAAAASSAPPAVAGLPPAMPPPPPPPPQPARCCSSSSSSAARARVAGVGVGGGPSSPPDGVRLNEIVGGGISGVLYKWVNYGRGWRPRWFALSDGVLSYYKIHGPDRIDLSRDTDRGAKVIGEDSLRRLARPSSASAPHSNGHGHHQTPRKPLGEIHLKVSTVRESRSDDRRFSIFSGTKRLHLRAETREDRAAWLEALRATKEMFPRMSTSEMVGPGDTAAAAAVSTERLKKRLQQEGVSDAAIADSERIVREEFEALHKQLVLLKQKQALLLDTLRHLETEKVDLENTLVDESQRQSKEYGSASRPRNEKLSEGSGSESDDYNEPQDPAEEETDDEENIYFDTTDFLSSSSFKSSGSDFQRSEAGSDDEDDYPMDGIDPSMKSVGINYPYVRRRKKLPDPVEKEKGVSLWSMIKDNIGKDLTKVCLPVYFNEPLSSLQKCFEDLEYSYLIDRAYEWGKRGDSLMRILSVAAFAVSGYASTDGRSCKPFNPLLGETYEADYPDKGLRFFSEKVSHHPMVVACHCEGNGWRFWADSNLKSKFWGRSIQLDPVGVLTLEFDDGEVFQWSKVTTSIYNLILGKLYCDHYGTMRIQGNREYSCKLKFKEQSIIDRNPHQVQGVIQDRSGRTVATLFGKWDESMHYVMGDCFGKGKGSENFSEAHLLWKRSKPPKFPTRYNFTSFAITLNELTPGLKEKLPPTDSRLRPDQRCLENGEYERANAEKLRLEQRQRQARKMQESGWKPRWFAKDKGSDTYRYLGGYWESREKSSWEGCPDIFGQLPNDLMITD; encoded by the exons ATGCACCCATTCTGCTGCGTGCCCCCCGTGCCCGTCTCCCCCgccgcggctgcggcggcggcgtcgtCCGCGCCCCCCGCGGTGGCGGGCCTCCCTCCcgcgatgccgccgccgccgccgcccccgccccagcCCGCCCGctgctgcagcagcagcagcagctcggcagcgcgggcgcgcgtggcgggcgtCGGCGTTGGGGGCGGCCCCTCCTCGCCGCCTGACGGGGTGAGGCTGAACGAGATCGTTGGCGGCGGCATCTCCGGGGTCCTCTACAAGTGGGTCAACTACGGCCGCGGGTGGCGGCCCCGCTGGTTCGCGCTCAGCGACGGCGTGCTCTCCTACTACAAGATCCACGGGCCCGACCGCATCGACCTCTCCCGCGACACCGACCGCGGCGCCAAGGTCATCGGCGAGGACTCGCTCCGCCGCCTCGCGCgcccctcctccgcctccgccccccACTCCAACGGCCACGGCCACCACCAGACGCCCCGCAAGCCCCTCGGCGAAATCCACCTCAAG GTGTCGACCGTCAGAGAGAGCAGATCGGACGACAGGAGGTTCTCCATCTTCTCGGGGACCAAGAGGCTGCACCTGCGGGCCGAGACGAGGGAGGACAGGGCCGCGTGGCTCGAGGCGCTGCGTGCCACCAAGGAGATGTTCCCGAGGATGTCCACCAGCGAGATGGTCGGGCCGGGGGACACTGCGGCGGCCGCGGCGGTCTCCACCGAGCGCCTGAAGAAGCGCCTGCAGCAGGAAGGGGTCAGCGATGCTGCCATTGCTGACAGCGAGAGGATCGTGCGGGAGGAGTTCGAGGCGCTGCACAAGCAGCTTGTGCTTCTCAAGCAGAAGCAGGCGCTACTCCTTGACACGCTCCGCCACCTAGAG ACAGAAAAGGTCGATTTGGAGAATACCCTCGTTGATGAGAGCCAAAGACAGTCGAAAGAGTATGGATCTGCTTCCAGACCAAGGAATGAGAAGCTTAGTG AAGGAAGTGGTAGCGAGTCTGATGATTACAATGAACCACAAGATCCTGCTGAAGAG GAGACTGACGATGAAGAGAACATATATTTTGATACAACTGATTTCCTTTCATCTAGTTCTTTTAAAAGCAGTGGATCTGATTTCCAAAGATCTGAAGCTGGTTCAGATGATGAGGACGACTACCCGATGGATGGAATTGATCCTTCTATGAAGTCTGTTGGAATTAATTATCCGTATGTGAGAAGGCGTAAGAAGCTACCAGATCCAGTTGAGAAAGAGAAGGGTGTTAGTTTGTGGTCAATGATCAAGGACAACATAGGAAAGGATCTTACCAAAGTCTGTCTGCCTGTTTACTTCAATGAACCTCTTTCATCATTACAAAAATGTTTCGAGGATCTTGAGTATTCCTACCTTATTGATCGTGCATATGAATGGGGCAAAAGG GGGGATAGTCTGATGAGGATTCTAAGCGTTGCAGCATTTGCTGTTTCTGGTTATGCCTCTACGGATGGAAGGAGTTGTAAGCCCTTCAACCCTCTTCTTGGGGAGACCTATGAAGCAGATTATCCAGATAAAGGTCTTCGTTTTTTCTCAGAAAAG GTTAGTCATCATCCAATGGTTGTTGCATGCCACTGTGAGGGAAATGGCTGGAGGTTTTGGGCAGATAGCAACCTAAAGAGCAAGTTCTGGGGTCGCTCCATTCAACTTGATCCTGTTGGTGTGTTAACACTGGAGTTTGATGATGGTGAAGTTTTCCAGTGGAGCAAG GTGACCACTTCCATTTACAATCTCATATTGGGTAAACTGTACTGTGATCACTATGGTACTATGCGCATTCAAGGTAATCGCGAATATTCATGTAAGTTGAAGTTCAAGGAGCAGTCAATTATTGATCGCAACCCTCATCAG GTCCAAGGTGTTATTCAGGACCGAAGTGGTCGAACTGTTGCTACACTCTTTGGTAAATGGGATGAAAGTATGCACTACGTGATGGGTGACTGCTTTGGAAAAGGCAAAGGATCTGAGAATTTTTCAGAGGCCCATTTGTTGTGGAAAAGGAGTAAACCACCAAAGTTTCCCACTCGATACAATTTCACTAGCTTTGCGATCACATTAAATGAACTTACCCCTGGATTGAAG GAAAAACTTCCACCAACAGACTCAAGATTGCGACCGGACCAGAGGTGCCTAGAGAATGGTGAATATGAAAGAGCAAATGCTGAGAAGTTGAGGCTTGAGCAGAGACAACGGCAG GCACGAAAGATGCAGGAGAGTGGGTGGAAACCCCGGTGGTTTGCGAAGGATAAAGGTAGCGACACGTACCGCTACCTTGGTGGTTACTGGGAATCCAGAGAAAAGAGCAGCTGGGAAGGCTGCCCAGACATTTTCGGACAACTCCCAAACGATCTAATGATAACTGACTAG
- the LOC119286929 gene encoding oxysterol-binding protein-related protein 1C-like isoform X2 translates to MHPFCCVPPVPVSPAAAAAAASSAPPAVAGLPPAMPPPPPPPPQPARCCSSSSSSAARARVAGVGVGGGPSSPPDGVRLNEIVGGGISGVLYKWVNYGRGWRPRWFALSDGVLSYYKIHGPDRIDLSRDTDRGAKVIGEDSLRRLARPSSASAPHSNGHGHHQTPRKPLGEIHLKVSTVRESRSDDRRFSIFSGTKRLHLRAETREDRAAWLEALRATKEMFPRMSTSEMVGPGDTAAAAAVSTERLKKRLQQEGVSDAAIADSERIVREEFEALHKQLVLLKQKQALLLDTLRHLETEKVDLENTLVDESQRQSKEYGSASRPRNEKLSEGSGSESDDYNEPQDPAEEETDDEENIYFDTTDFLSSSSFKSSGSDFQRSEAGSDDEDDYPMDGIDPSMKSVGINYPYVRRRKKLPDPVEKEKGVSLWSMIKDNIGKDLTKVCLPVYFNEPLSSLQKCFEDLEYSYLIDRAYEWGKRGDSLMRILSVAAFAVSGYASTDGRSCKPFNPLLGETYEADYPDKGLRFFSEKVSHHPMVVACHCEGNGWRFWADSNLKSKFWGRSIQLDPVGVLTLEFDDGEVFQWSKVTTSIYNLILGKLYCDHYGTMRIQGNREYSCKLKFKEQSIIDRNPHQVQGVIQDRSGRTVATLFGKWDESMHYVMGDCFGKGKGSENFSEAHLLWKRSKPPKFPTRYNFTSFAITLNELTPGLKEKLPPTDSRLRPDQRCLENGEYERANAEKLRLEQRQRQARKMQESGWKPRWFAKDKGSDTYRYLGGYWESREKSSWEGCPDIFGQLPNDLMITD, encoded by the exons ATGCACCCATTCTGCTGCGTGCCCCCCGTGCCCGTCTCCCCCgccgcggctgcggcggcggcgtcgtCCGCGCCCCCCGCGGTGGCGGGCCTCCCTCCcgcgatgccgccgccgccgccgcccccgccccagcCCGCCCGctgctgcagcagcagcagcagctcggcagcgcgggcgcgcgtggcgggcgtCGGCGTTGGGGGCGGCCCCTCCTCGCCGCCTGACGGGGTGAGGCTGAACGAGATCGTTGGCGGCGGCATCTCCGGGGTCCTCTACAAGTGGGTCAACTACGGCCGCGGGTGGCGGCCCCGCTGGTTCGCGCTCAGCGACGGCGTGCTCTCCTACTACAAGATCCACGGGCCCGACCGCATCGACCTCTCCCGCGACACCGACCGCGGCGCCAAGGTCATCGGCGAGGACTCGCTCCGCCGCCTCGCGCgcccctcctccgcctccgccccccACTCCAACGGCCACGGCCACCACCAGACGCCCCGCAAGCCCCTCGGCGAAATCCACCTCAAG GTGTCGACCGTCAGAGAGAGCAGATCGGACGACAGGAGGTTCTCCATCTTCTCGGGGACCAAGAGGCTGCACCTGCGGGCCGAGACGAGGGAGGACAGGGCCGCGTGGCTCGAGGCGCTGCGTGCCACCAAGGAGATGTTCCCGAGGATGTCCACCAGCGAGATGGTCGGGCCGGGGGACACTGCGGCGGCCGCGGCGGTCTCCACCGAGCGCCTGAAGAAGCGCCTGCAGCAGGAAGGGGTCAGCGATGCTGCCATTGCTGACAGCGAGAGGATCGTGCGGGAGGAGTTCGAGGCGCTGCACAAGCAGCTTGTGCTTCTCAAGCAGAAGCAGGCGCTACTCCTTGACACGCTCCGCCACCTAGAG ACAGAAAAGGTCGATTTGGAGAATACCCTCGTTGATGAGAGCCAAAGACAGTCGAAAGAGTATGGATCTGCTTCCAGACCAAGGAATGAGAAGCTTAGTG AAGGAAGTGGTAGCGAGTCTGATGATTACAATGAACCACAAGATCCTGCTGAAGAGGAGACTGACGATGAAGAGAACATATATTTTGATACAACTGATTTCCTTTCATCTAGTTCTTTTAAAAGCAGTGGATCTGATTTCCAAAGATCTGAAGCTGGTTCAGATGATGAGGACGACTACCCGATGGATGGAATTGATCCTTCTATGAAGTCTGTTGGAATTAATTATCCGTATGTGAGAAGGCGTAAGAAGCTACCAGATCCAGTTGAGAAAGAGAAGGGTGTTAGTTTGTGGTCAATGATCAAGGACAACATAGGAAAGGATCTTACCAAAGTCTGTCTGCCTGTTTACTTCAATGAACCTCTTTCATCATTACAAAAATGTTTCGAGGATCTTGAGTATTCCTACCTTATTGATCGTGCATATGAATGGGGCAAAAGG GGGGATAGTCTGATGAGGATTCTAAGCGTTGCAGCATTTGCTGTTTCTGGTTATGCCTCTACGGATGGAAGGAGTTGTAAGCCCTTCAACCCTCTTCTTGGGGAGACCTATGAAGCAGATTATCCAGATAAAGGTCTTCGTTTTTTCTCAGAAAAG GTTAGTCATCATCCAATGGTTGTTGCATGCCACTGTGAGGGAAATGGCTGGAGGTTTTGGGCAGATAGCAACCTAAAGAGCAAGTTCTGGGGTCGCTCCATTCAACTTGATCCTGTTGGTGTGTTAACACTGGAGTTTGATGATGGTGAAGTTTTCCAGTGGAGCAAG GTGACCACTTCCATTTACAATCTCATATTGGGTAAACTGTACTGTGATCACTATGGTACTATGCGCATTCAAGGTAATCGCGAATATTCATGTAAGTTGAAGTTCAAGGAGCAGTCAATTATTGATCGCAACCCTCATCAG GTCCAAGGTGTTATTCAGGACCGAAGTGGTCGAACTGTTGCTACACTCTTTGGTAAATGGGATGAAAGTATGCACTACGTGATGGGTGACTGCTTTGGAAAAGGCAAAGGATCTGAGAATTTTTCAGAGGCCCATTTGTTGTGGAAAAGGAGTAAACCACCAAAGTTTCCCACTCGATACAATTTCACTAGCTTTGCGATCACATTAAATGAACTTACCCCTGGATTGAAG GAAAAACTTCCACCAACAGACTCAAGATTGCGACCGGACCAGAGGTGCCTAGAGAATGGTGAATATGAAAGAGCAAATGCTGAGAAGTTGAGGCTTGAGCAGAGACAACGGCAG GCACGAAAGATGCAGGAGAGTGGGTGGAAACCCCGGTGGTTTGCGAAGGATAAAGGTAGCGACACGTACCGCTACCTTGGTGGTTACTGGGAATCCAGAGAAAAGAGCAGCTGGGAAGGCTGCCCAGACATTTTCGGACAACTCCCAAACGATCTAATGATAACTGACTAG